One genomic segment of Ignavibacteriota bacterium includes these proteins:
- the pbpC gene encoding penicillin-binding protein 1C, translating to MSEKVRKIFFRISLFTLFIIVLFFFLNLIFPLPEEKSFSKEILSNNRTLLTSFLSNDDKWRMQTTIDKVSPELIKSLITKEDKYFYWHFGFNPISILKAFYSNLIKGEIVSGASTITMQLARIWNPAKRTYLNKIIEILRAIQIEIIYSKTEILEMYLNYLPYGGNIEGVKAASYIYFNHPPSKLSLAQSILLTVIPNDPNNFRLDRNTFNTKKKRDIWINKFIKEEIFDKNNLTDALFEPIESNRFEIPKLAPHFCNRLNKTKNQTIISSTLDLNIQKTSEKLLSNYIERMRSKEVSNGAILVIDNKNNNILAYCGSANYSDNENSGQVDGIISIRSPGSTLKPFLYAQAFDKGILTPKMKLYDIPMDFGGYEPENFDNKFYGDVTAEFALMNSLNIPAVQLLQKLNISNFIQVLHHAGFDKIYNDKNKLGLSLILGGCGTTLEELVTAYSAFANKGKVRNLNFEIENKNVRDVQIFSDASSYLITKILSNIERPDFPNSIIGETNLPKIAWKTGTSYGKRDAWAIGINPNYTIGVWLGNFDGKGSPYLSGAEMAVPLLFDLFNSIDYNSDKKWFDIPFEILERKVCEETGLLPTENCNNFTYDYFIENVSTQKKCDRYKTFMVNEDETFSFCNECLDNNNFKKIAYPELEPELKLWYEKNNIEFNKPPKHNPDCSNRLSEDGPKILSPLQNYDYYIDRNSDQKILLQAISSSNVLSQYWYINDEFYKKCTPGEKIFFILQKNIVNIICSDDKGGTSKIKINVKFY from the coding sequence GTGAGCGAAAAAGTTAGAAAAATATTTTTCAGAATTTCATTATTTACTTTGTTTATAATTGTTTTGTTTTTTTTTCTCAATTTAATATTTCCGTTACCAGAAGAAAAAAGTTTTTCAAAAGAAATTTTATCAAACAACAGAACTCTGTTAACATCATTTCTCTCCAATGATGATAAATGGAGAATGCAAACAACAATTGATAAAGTTTCGCCGGAATTAATAAAATCTTTAATTACAAAAGAAGATAAATATTTTTATTGGCATTTTGGGTTTAATCCAATTTCAATTCTAAAAGCATTTTATTCAAATTTAATAAAAGGAGAAATTGTTTCCGGAGCTTCAACAATTACAATGCAGCTTGCAAGAATTTGGAATCCGGCTAAAAGAACTTACCTCAATAAAATAATTGAAATTTTAAGAGCAATTCAGATTGAGATAATTTATTCCAAAACTGAAATTCTTGAAATGTATTTAAATTATCTTCCGTACGGAGGAAATATTGAAGGAGTAAAAGCTGCGTCATACATTTATTTTAATCATCCGCCGAGTAAACTTAGTCTTGCTCAGTCAATATTGTTAACGGTAATTCCAAACGATCCAAATAATTTCAGATTAGACAGAAATACTTTTAATACAAAAAAGAAAAGAGATATTTGGATAAATAAATTTATTAAAGAAGAAATTTTTGATAAAAATAATTTAACTGATGCACTTTTTGAACCGATTGAAAGTAACCGATTTGAAATCCCAAAACTTGCACCGCATTTTTGTAACCGACTTAATAAAACTAAAAATCAAACAATAATATCAAGCACTTTGGATTTGAATATCCAAAAAACATCTGAAAAACTTTTGTCAAATTATATTGAAAGAATGCGAAGTAAAGAAGTTTCGAACGGAGCAATTTTAGTAATTGATAACAAAAACAATAATATTCTTGCTTATTGCGGTTCGGCAAATTATAGTGATAATGAAAACTCCGGACAAGTTGATGGAATAATTTCAATTCGCTCTCCCGGCTCAACTCTAAAACCATTTTTATATGCACAAGCTTTTGATAAAGGAATTTTAACTCCCAAAATGAAATTGTATGATATTCCAATGGATTTTGGCGGATACGAACCCGAAAATTTTGATAATAAATTTTACGGAGATGTCACTGCTGAATTTGCTTTGATGAATTCACTAAATATTCCGGCAGTTCAACTTTTGCAAAAATTGAATATAAGTAATTTCATTCAAGTTTTACATCATGCCGGATTTGATAAAATTTATAATGATAAAAATAAACTTGGGCTTTCACTTATACTTGGCGGGTGCGGAACAACTTTGGAAGAACTTGTAACAGCTTATTCGGCTTTTGCAAATAAAGGGAAAGTGAGAAACTTAAATTTTGAAATCGAAAATAAAAATGTTAGAGATGTTCAAATATTTTCAGATGCATCTTCATATTTGATTACAAAAATATTATCAAATATTGAACGACCGGATTTCCCAAATTCAATTATTGGTGAAACAAATCTTCCAAAAATTGCTTGGAAAACCGGAACTTCTTACGGAAAAAGAGATGCTTGGGCAATAGGTATAAATCCTAATTATACAATTGGCGTTTGGCTCGGAAATTTTGATGGGAAAGGTTCGCCTTATTTATCGGGGGCAGAAATGGCCGTTCCTCTTTTATTTGATTTGTTTAATTCAATAGATTATAATTCTGATAAAAAATGGTTTGATATTCCATTTGAAATTTTAGAAAGAAAAGTTTGTGAAGAAACCGGACTTCTTCCTACCGAAAATTGTAATAATTTTACGTATGATTATTTTATTGAAAATGTTTCAACTCAAAAAAAATGTGATAGATACAAAACTTTTATGGTAAATGAAGATGAAACATTTTCATTTTGTAATGAATGTTTAGATAATAATAATTTTAAGAAAATTGCTTATCCGGAATTAGAACCCGAATTAAAATTATGGTATGAAAAAAATAATATAGAATTTAACAAACCACCCAAACACAATCCGGATTGCAGCAATCGTTTATCGGAAGATGGACCCAAAATTCTTTCACCGCTTCAGAATTACGATTACTACATTGATAGAAATTCGGATCAAAAAATTCTATTGCAAGCAATTTCATCTTCAAATGTTTTGTCACAATATTGGTATATTAACGATGAATTTTATAAAAAATGTACACCGGGAGAAAAAATATTTTTTATTCTCCAGAAAAATATTGTAAATATTATTTGTTCGGATGATAAAGGCGGAACAAGTAAAATTAAAATCAATGTGAAATTTTATTGA
- a CDS encoding SDR family oxidoreductase: MNIDKKIILVTGGSSGIGLSTAIKLKEKGAKVIITGRNKSKLENTANKFGFTGFVSDVSKENEVLELFQNIKNKFGTLDVLINNAGFGYFETLEDVSVKKFNEVLQTNVIGAALTAREASKIFKEKNGGDIINIASTAATKGFAGGTSYVASKFALRGMTECWRAELRPFNIRVILINPSEVQTDFVVNSRRAERNFNPTKLIGEDIAHSIISALEMNERGFITELTVFATNPKD, from the coding sequence ATGAATATAGATAAAAAAATAATTTTAGTTACGGGAGGAAGTTCAGGCATCGGACTTTCAACCGCAATTAAGTTAAAGGAAAAAGGTGCTAAAGTAATAATTACCGGAAGAAATAAATCAAAATTAGAAAACACTGCAAATAAATTTGGGTTTACCGGATTTGTTTCTGATGTTTCAAAAGAGAATGAAGTTCTTGAACTTTTTCAAAATATAAAAAACAAATTCGGCACTTTGGATGTTTTAATTAACAATGCCGGCTTTGGTTATTTTGAAACTCTTGAAGATGTAAGTGTTAAAAAGTTTAATGAAGTTTTACAGACAAATGTAATTGGTGCCGCTTTAACCGCACGAGAAGCCTCCAAAATATTTAAAGAAAAAAATGGCGGTGATATTATTAATATTGCTTCCACCGCAGCAACAAAAGGTTTTGCCGGAGGAACTTCTTACGTTGCATCAAAATTTGCTTTACGCGGAATGACCGAATGCTGGCGTGCAGAATTGCGACCATTTAACATTCGAGTAATTTTAATAAATCCTTCCGAAGTTCAAACAGATTTTGTTGTAAATTCCAGAAGAGCCGAAAGAAATTTTAATCCAACAAAATTAATTGGCGAAGATATTGCTCACTCAATTATTTCTGCTTTGGAAATGAATGAAAGAGGATTTATAACCGAGTTAACAGTTTTTGCAACAAATCCAAAAGATTAA
- the rpiA gene encoding ribose-5-phosphate isomerase RpiA codes for MIEQFKKLAAEKAVEEIQSGMVIGLGSGSTFYYAIQKIGQLIKNGELENIVGISSSDKTSKLANEFGIPLTTFHEKQEIDVTIDGADEVDKYLNLIKGGGAAHLREKVIAQASKKLIIVVDETKLSEKLGTNWAVPIEVLRFAYPLEMKFLESINGKSILRIYQNGEPVITDEGNFILDTNFGIIQNPFELAEKLENRAGIIEHGLFLKLTSKVIVAGKNGIKILEK; via the coding sequence ATGATTGAACAATTTAAAAAACTTGCCGCTGAAAAAGCCGTTGAAGAAATTCAATCCGGAATGGTAATTGGCTTAGGTTCCGGAAGTACATTTTATTATGCAATCCAAAAAATTGGACAATTAATAAAAAACGGTGAATTGGAAAATATTGTAGGAATTTCAAGTTCGGATAAAACTTCAAAATTAGCAAATGAGTTTGGAATTCCGTTAACTACATTTCACGAAAAACAAGAAATTGATGTAACAATTGACGGTGCCGATGAAGTTGACAAATATTTAAATTTGATTAAAGGCGGCGGTGCGGCTCATTTAAGAGAAAAAGTAATTGCACAAGCAAGTAAAAAATTAATTATCGTTGTTGATGAAACAAAGCTCTCGGAAAAATTAGGAACTAATTGGGCTGTACCGATTGAGGTTTTACGGTTTGCCTATCCTTTGGAAATGAAATTTTTAGAATCAATAAACGGTAAATCAATTTTGCGAATTTATCAAAATGGTGAACCGGTAATTACCGATGAAGGAAATTTTATTTTAGATACAAATTTTGGAATTATTCAAAATCCTTTTGAACTTGCAGAAAAATTGGAAAATAGAGCCGGAATTATTGAGCATGGACTTTTTCTTAAACTTACATCAAAAGTTATTGTTGCCGGAAAAAATGGAATTAAAATTCTTGAAAAATAA
- a CDS encoding ATP-binding cassette domain-containing protein, which yields MSVTVTNLTKKYQTQRAIDNISFEVKTGEVLGFLGPNGAGKTTTMKIITGFMAPSDGDAKINGISVLEEPEKVKRMIGYLPESNPLYHDMPVLEYLEFIAELQNVPKNKVKDRIAQMVKVCGLNVEKHKKIGELSKGYKQRVGLAQALIHDPEILILDEPTTGLDPNQIVEIRNLIREIGREKTVILSTHILPEVEATCDRILIINDGKIVADGTSESLRKQAQGQEVLKIGISEASDKNFVIKTLQNLETVAMVDPIKELDFSFFVNSKNDMSSKKSIFEMCVKNNWVLSELTPIETKLEDIFRDLTTN from the coding sequence ATGAGCGTAACAGTAACAAATCTTACCAAAAAATATCAAACACAAAGAGCAATTGATAATATTTCCTTTGAAGTTAAAACTGGTGAAGTTCTTGGATTTCTTGGTCCAAATGGTGCTGGTAAAACTACAACAATGAAAATCATAACCGGATTTATGGCTCCATCCGATGGCGATGCAAAAATTAACGGAATTTCTGTTTTAGAAGAACCCGAAAAAGTTAAAAGAATGATCGGCTATTTACCGGAAAGCAATCCGCTTTATCACGATATGCCGGTTTTAGAATATTTAGAATTTATTGCTGAATTGCAGAATGTTCCCAAAAATAAAGTCAAAGATAGAATTGCTCAAATGGTTAAGGTTTGCGGATTAAATGTTGAGAAGCATAAAAAAATCGGCGAGCTTTCAAAAGGCTATAAACAAAGAGTGGGATTGGCTCAAGCGTTAATTCATGATCCGGAAATTTTAATTTTGGATGAACCAACAACTGGTTTGGATCCAAATCAAATTGTGGAAATAAGAAATTTAATTAGAGAAATTGGTAGGGAAAAAACAGTAATTCTAAGCACTCATATTTTGCCGGAAGTTGAAGCAACATGCGATAGAATTTTAATTATTAATGATGGAAAAATTGTTGCCGATGGAACTTCAGAAAGTTTGAGAAAACAAGCCCAAGGTCAAGAAGTTTTAAAAATTGGAATTTCCGAAGCTTCAGATAAAAATTTTGTAATTAAAACTTTGCAGAATTTAGAAACCGTTGCGATGGTTGATCCAATAAAAGAATTAGATTTTTCATTTTTTGTAAATAGTAAAAATGATATGAGTTCGAAAAAATCAATTTTTGAAATGTGCGTAAAAAATAATTGGGTTTTATCGGAACTAACTCCTATTGAAACAAAACTTGAAGATATTTTTAGAGATTTAACAACAAATTAA
- a CDS encoding ABC transporter permease subunit → MKPIWIIAKKEFRTFFDSLAAYIILIVFLGLSGFFTWLYGSDIFFIGQATLMPFFSVAYWTLFFFIPALTMKMLAEERKTGTLELLLTKPITDWQLIAGKFLSVMMLISVALLLTIPYYISISLLGPIDHGSVWSGYFGMLLMSAAFTSIGLFASSITNNQIVAFLIALFVGVFFLIIFDVLSSSFTGTTAYFFNYLSLSTHYESISRGVIDSKDLVYFLSITAIGLLSADSVLSKRNIVE, encoded by the coding sequence ATGAAACCAATTTGGATAATTGCAAAAAAAGAATTTAGAACTTTTTTTGATTCGCTTGCCGCTTATATAATATTGATAGTGTTTTTAGGCTTAAGCGGATTTTTTACATGGCTATACGGCTCGGATATTTTCTTCATCGGTCAAGCAACATTAATGCCGTTTTTCTCTGTTGCATATTGGACTTTATTTTTCTTTATTCCCGCATTAACAATGAAAATGCTTGCCGAAGAAAGAAAAACCGGAACTTTAGAGTTGCTGCTCACCAAACCAATTACCGATTGGCAATTAATTGCCGGAAAATTTCTTTCGGTAATGATGTTGATTAGTGTTGCATTACTTTTAACAATTCCATATTACATAAGCATTTCTCTACTTGGACCAATAGATCACGGATCAGTTTGGAGCGGATATTTTGGAATGTTGTTAATGAGTGCCGCATTTACAAGTATTGGATTATTTGCGAGCAGTATTACAAATAATCAAATTGTTGCATTTTTAATTGCGTTATTTGTTGGGGTTTTCTTTCTAATAATTTTTGATGTTTTGTCATCAAGTTTTACCGGAACAACGGCATACTTTTTTAACTACTTAAGTTTGTCAACTCATTACGAATCAATATCAAGAGGCGTAATAGATTCCAAAGATTTAGTTTACTTTTTATCAATTACAGCGATTGGTTTATTATCCGCAGATTCAGTATTATCAAAAAGAAATATAGTTGAGTAA
- a CDS encoding Gldg family protein, whose amino-acid sequence MSKINMLTKRKIQTTLFLAIAIIILINVLSSRYSFRIDLTEDQRYSLSDATKDILKNLDEPVTVTSYFSEDLPPDIEKVRQDFKDLLIEYSNRSNGNVVYEFINPNEDQEVEMKAQQAGISPIMINVRDKDQVKQQKAYLGALLQLGENKEPIPFIQPGAAMEYALSTGIKKLSAKEKPVIGFLQGHGEPDLNQLMQLRQQLNVMYEERTVTLTDSTNIPFDIKTLIVIAPTDSIVERDFIFFDEFLSRGGRLLLAINNVKGNFQNATGELVNTGFSKWLSKYGITIADNFLVDAKCSSVMVQQNQGTFRMNIPISFPYLPIISKFNEHPITKGLEAVLFPFASSITVTQKDTSIKFTTLASSSDKSSLETLPLFFDIQKQWGSQDFGMSNIPVAVAVEGKIAKNSYTKMVVFSDGDFAVNGEGQQAQQLQPDNVNLMTNAIDWLSDDTGLIELRTKGVTARPLDAQLEDSTKTLVKYANFLIPIAAIILFGFARFQYKKKIRNIIKSTDYV is encoded by the coding sequence TTGAGTAAAATAAATATGTTAACAAAAAGAAAAATTCAGACCACATTATTTTTAGCAATTGCAATAATAATTTTGATAAATGTTCTTTCATCAAGATATTCTTTTAGGATTGATTTAACTGAAGATCAAAGATATTCTTTAAGTGATGCAACGAAAGATATCTTAAAGAATTTAGATGAACCGGTAACAGTTACATCATATTTTTCAGAAGATTTACCTCCGGATATTGAGAAAGTTAGACAAGATTTTAAAGATTTATTAATCGAATATTCCAATCGATCAAATGGAAATGTTGTTTACGAGTTTATAAATCCTAATGAAGATCAAGAAGTTGAAATGAAAGCTCAGCAAGCCGGTATTTCACCAATTATGATAAATGTTAGAGATAAAGATCAAGTTAAACAACAGAAAGCATATCTTGGTGCGCTCTTGCAGCTTGGTGAAAATAAAGAACCAATTCCGTTTATTCAGCCCGGCGCAGCAATGGAATATGCGCTTTCAACCGGAATAAAAAAATTATCAGCAAAAGAAAAACCGGTAATAGGATTTTTACAAGGTCACGGAGAACCGGATTTAAATCAACTAATGCAGTTAAGGCAGCAATTAAATGTAATGTACGAAGAAAGAACCGTTACGCTTACAGATTCTACCAATATTCCATTTGATATAAAAACATTAATTGTAATTGCTCCCACTGATTCAATTGTTGAAAGAGATTTTATTTTTTTTGATGAATTTTTATCTCGCGGTGGAAGATTACTTTTGGCAATAAATAATGTTAAAGGAAATTTTCAAAACGCAACGGGTGAATTGGTAAATACCGGATTTTCAAAATGGTTAAGCAAATATGGAATTACAATTGCGGATAATTTTTTAGTTGATGCAAAATGCAGCAGCGTTATGGTTCAACAAAATCAAGGAACGTTCAGAATGAATATTCCGATAAGTTTTCCTTACTTACCAATTATTTCCAAATTTAATGAACATCCAATTACAAAAGGCTTGGAAGCTGTTTTGTTTCCTTTTGCAAGTTCAATTACAGTTACGCAAAAAGATACAAGTATAAAATTTACAACTCTTGCATCTTCTTCGGATAAATCTTCTTTAGAAACTTTACCGTTATTTTTTGATATTCAAAAACAGTGGGGAAGTCAAGATTTTGGAATGTCTAACATTCCCGTTGCAGTTGCGGTTGAAGGAAAGATTGCAAAAAATTCCTATACAAAAATGGTTGTGTTTAGCGATGGAGATTTTGCGGTAAACGGTGAAGGTCAACAAGCTCAACAATTACAGCCGGATAATGTAAATTTAATGACGAACGCAATTGATTGGCTTTCCGATGATACCGGTTTGATTGAACTTAGAACAAAAGGTGTAACTGCGCGCCCGCTTGATGCTCAGTTAGAAGACAGCACAAAAACTTTAGTTAAATATGCTAACTTTTTAATTCCTATTGCTGCAATAATATTATTTGGTTTTGCAAGATTTCAGTATAAGAAAAAAATTAGAAACATTATAAAATCGACCGACTATGTTTAA
- a CDS encoding DUF4340 domain-containing protein — protein MFNKNSNKFLWIFLAILIIAVALIFTSESTKKERTFRKELVSIDTSKVSQISIYPKSLKGKEVRIVKVDNFWKVNSDFGKQFTVPKIKVENLLNQLLLVKPQRVAARSKDKWKEYQIDSASTRIEIKEGSEKVLDLMIGKFAFQQPRSMSTFVKLAGDIDIYEVEGFLDMIFNKTSNDFRDETIIKSDRKNGIN, from the coding sequence ATGTTTAATAAAAATTCAAACAAATTTCTTTGGATATTTTTAGCAATTTTAATAATTGCCGTTGCCTTAATATTTACAAGTGAATCGACAAAAAAGGAAAGAACATTCCGAAAGGAATTAGTTTCAATTGATACATCAAAAGTTTCTCAAATTTCTATTTATCCAAAATCTCTAAAAGGTAAAGAAGTTAGAATTGTTAAAGTCGATAATTTTTGGAAGGTAAATTCGGATTTTGGAAAACAATTTACAGTTCCCAAAATAAAAGTTGAAAATTTGCTTAATCAATTATTATTGGTGAAACCGCAAAGAGTTGCTGCGCGAAGTAAAGATAAATGGAAAGAATATCAAATTGATTCTGCATCAACAAGAATTGAAATAAAAGAAGGAAGTGAAAAAGTACTGGATTTAATGATTGGTAAATTTGCATTTCAGCAGCCAAGATCAATGTCCACTTTTGTTAAACTTGCCGGCGATATTGATATTTATGAAGTTGAAGGATTTTTGGATATGATTTTCAACAAAACTTCAAATGATTTTAGAGACGAAACAATTATTAAATCCGATAGAAAAAATGGAATAAACTAA
- a CDS encoding NAD(P)H-dependent oxidoreductase has product MINVAIINGSAQKRNYVGFCINCIKKVFAKNEDFIITEIILKDFSLPFPGEQIENDDSPKLRKLLKSADAYIIGTPEYNGSFSAKLKLMFENASYPSEMKNKPISIFGIASGSIGAIKSLEHLRSVCAHIGGFVLPRAVSVANVEDKFDENGNCNDEEITKELKSLAKNLIQFCETTNSKL; this is encoded by the coding sequence ATGATTAATGTTGCAATTATTAATGGAAGCGCACAAAAAAGAAATTATGTTGGATTTTGTATAAACTGCATAAAAAAAGTTTTTGCGAAAAATGAAGATTTTATAATTACAGAAATTATTTTAAAAGATTTTAGTTTACCTTTTCCCGGCGAACAAATTGAAAATGATGACTCACCGAAATTGAGGAAACTTTTAAAATCTGCCGATGCTTACATAATTGGAACACCGGAATATAACGGATCATTTTCTGCAAAATTAAAATTGATGTTTGAAAACGCAAGTTATCCTTCCGAAATGAAAAATAAACCAATAAGCATTTTTGGAATTGCCAGCGGTTCAATTGGAGCAATAAAATCTTTGGAACATTTAAGAAGCGTTTGTGCACATATCGGCGGATTTGTTTTACCGCGCGCTGTTTCAGTTGCAAATGTTGAAGATAAATTTGATGAAAACGGAAATTGCAATGACGAAGAAATTACCAAAGAATTAAAAAGTCTCGCAAAAAATTTAATTCAATTTTGTGAAACAACAAATTCTAAATTGTGA
- a CDS encoding thioredoxin domain-containing protein translates to MNKNKFENELIHEKSPYLLKHSHNPVNWFSWNEKAFAKAKSENKPIFLSIGYSTCHWCHVMEKESFEDVEAANLMNEVFVSIKVDREERPDIDNLYMSVCQMLTGHGGWPLTIIMTPDKKPFFAGTYFPKNSFGNRIGMIDLTNRINEVWKNQQNEIYESAEKITEHLKSYKNFNISDFTNQEIIETAFQEFRNRLDEEFGGFGDRPKFPSPHNLLFLLRYFEKSKNTDALFMVEKTLTEMRNGGIFDHIGFGFHRYSTDRNWLLPHFEKMLYDQAMLIIAYSETFQITKNPLYKNTAEEIITYVLRDLKSSNFGFYSAEDADSEGKEGKFYVWNKSEILKILGTEDGNNFCEIFNVTENGNYFEEASGKPTNTNIIHQKKYFDDSQINSHRTKLFLEREKRIHPFKDDKILTDWNGLMIAALAISGRIFENKEIINVAEKSIQFIFEELISENGNLLHRYRNGDSSISANIDDYAFLVWALIELYQSTFKIFYLQKSIEFTEKLIANFWDEENNSGFFFTDKNNSDLISRTKEFYDGAIPSGNSVMFNNLQKFYKITNDQKFKNYSEFLNKTYKQNVEKVPISFGHFLSGLNFQINSSQEIIIVGEKENSLTKEMLKTIRVNFLPNSIVILCDKNSHDFKLQNKIIPYLDNYEMLEDQTTAYVCQNYECSLPTNDLVKFKELLKLK, encoded by the coding sequence ATGAATAAAAATAAATTTGAAAATGAATTGATTCATGAGAAAAGTCCGTATTTATTGAAGCATTCTCACAATCCGGTAAATTGGTTTTCATGGAATGAAAAAGCTTTTGCAAAAGCAAAAAGTGAAAATAAACCAATTTTTCTATCGATTGGATATTCAACTTGCCATTGGTGTCACGTTATGGAAAAAGAATCTTTTGAAGATGTTGAAGCTGCAAATTTGATGAACGAAGTTTTTGTTTCCATAAAAGTTGATAGAGAAGAAAGACCCGATATCGATAATTTGTATATGTCGGTTTGCCAAATGTTAACCGGACACGGCGGCTGGCCTTTAACAATAATTATGACTCCGGATAAAAAACCATTTTTTGCCGGAACATATTTTCCTAAAAATTCTTTTGGAAACAGAATTGGAATGATTGATTTAACAAACCGAATTAATGAAGTTTGGAAAAATCAGCAAAATGAAATTTATGAATCTGCAGAAAAAATAACCGAACATTTAAAATCTTATAAGAATTTTAATATTTCAGATTTTACAAATCAAGAAATAATTGAAACAGCTTTTCAAGAATTTCGAAATAGATTAGATGAAGAATTTGGCGGATTTGGAGATCGTCCAAAATTTCCATCGCCGCATAATTTACTTTTTCTTTTAAGATATTTTGAAAAATCTAAAAATACAGACGCATTATTTATGGTTGAAAAAACTTTAACCGAAATGAGAAATGGCGGAATTTTTGATCATATAGGATTTGGCTTTCATCGTTATTCAACCGATAGAAATTGGCTTCTTCCCCATTTTGAAAAAATGTTGTACGATCAAGCGATGTTGATAATTGCTTATTCTGAAACTTTTCAAATCACAAAAAATCCGCTATATAAAAATACCGCCGAAGAAATTATTACATACGTTTTGCGCGATTTGAAATCTTCTAACTTTGGTTTTTATTCTGCTGAAGATGCAGACAGCGAAGGTAAAGAAGGCAAATTTTACGTTTGGAATAAAAGTGAAATTCTAAAAATTCTTGGAACCGAAGACGGAAATAATTTTTGTGAAATATTTAATGTTACGGAAAACGGAAATTATTTTGAAGAAGCTTCGGGAAAACCAACAAATACAAATATTATTCATCAAAAAAAATATTTTGATGATTCACAAATAAATAGTCACAGAACAAAATTATTTTTGGAACGCGAAAAAAGAATTCATCCATTTAAAGATGATAAAATTTTAACGGACTGGAACGGCTTGATGATTGCGGCTTTGGCAATTTCCGGAAGAATTTTTGAGAATAAAGAAATTATAAATGTTGCGGAAAAATCAATACAATTTATTTTTGAGGAATTAATTTCTGAAAACGGAAATTTGCTTCACAGATACAGAAACGGCGATTCGTCAATTTCAGCAAACATCGATGATTATGCTTTTCTAGTTTGGGCATTAATCGAATTGTATCAATCAACTTTTAAAATATTTTATCTTCAGAAATCAATTGAGTTTACAGAAAAATTAATTGCAAATTTTTGGGATGAAGAAAATAATTCCGGTTTCTTTTTTACCGATAAAAATAATTCCGATTTAATTTCACGCACAAAAGAATTTTATGATGGCGCAATTCCAAGCGGAAATTCCGTAATGTTTAATAATTTGCAAAAATTTTACAAAATTACAAATGATCAAAAGTTTAAAAATTATTCTGAATTTTTAAACAAAACTTATAAACAAAATGTTGAGAAAGTTCCGATAAGTTTTGGACATTTTTTATCTGGATTGAATTTTCAAATTAATTCTTCGCAAGAAATTATAATTGTTGGTGAGAAAGAAAATTCTTTAACAAAGGAAATGCTAAAAACTATTCGTGTAAATTTTTTGCCGAATAGTATTGTAATTTTGTGTGATAAAAATTCTCACGATTTCAAATTGCAGAATAAAATAATTCCTTATTTAGATAATTATGAAATGCTGGAAGACCAAACTACAGCTTATGTTTGCCAGAATTATGAATGCAGTTTACCAACGAATGATTTAGTTAAATTTAAAGAATTGCTAAAATTGAAATGA